One stretch of Roseimicrobium sp. ORNL1 DNA includes these proteins:
- a CDS encoding HupE/UreJ family protein — protein sequence MSLAFALLQQSLSTMMGGILLPIMVAWQEEGAGGVAAHFLGGGFLHIIPHGLDHILFVLGLFFMCRAFPALLLQITLFTMAHSLTFGLGMLGLVKVPGNVVEPLIALSIAMVAVENLLLPKAERWRWRLVAVFVFGLVHGLGFANAFQNVEVSLSPATFPVALLSLNLGVGLGHLAVVGVAYLACSAFWHRAWYRKAIAIPASGAIAVVSLFWVVARVVG from the coding sequence ATGTCCCTCGCCTTCGCTCTTCTCCAACAATCCCTCTCCACGATGATGGGTGGGATACTGCTGCCCATTATGGTGGCATGGCAGGAGGAAGGCGCGGGTGGAGTGGCGGCGCATTTTCTGGGTGGAGGGTTTCTGCACATCATCCCGCACGGGCTGGACCACATCCTGTTCGTGCTGGGACTCTTCTTCATGTGCCGTGCCTTTCCGGCGTTGCTGCTGCAGATCACGCTCTTCACCATGGCGCACTCGCTGACGTTCGGTCTGGGCATGCTGGGCTTGGTGAAGGTGCCGGGAAATGTGGTGGAGCCGCTCATCGCGCTGAGCATTGCGATGGTGGCGGTGGAGAACCTCCTGCTGCCAAAGGCCGAGCGGTGGCGCTGGAGGTTGGTGGCTGTGTTTGTGTTTGGTCTGGTGCATGGGCTGGGCTTTGCCAATGCGTTTCAGAATGTGGAGGTGTCCCTGTCACCGGCGACGTTTCCCGTTGCACTGCTGAGTTTGAATCTCGGTGTGGGCTTGGGCCATCTCGCGGTGGTGGGTGTGGCTTATCTGGCGTGCAGCGCGTTTTGGCATCGGGCTTGGTATCGCAAAGCCATTGCCATTCCTGCGTCTGGGGCAATTGCGGTGGTGAGTTTGTTCTGGGTGGTGGCGAGGGTGGTGGGGTGA